In Marasmius oreades isolate 03SP1 chromosome 3, whole genome shotgun sequence, a single window of DNA contains:
- the YKT6 gene encoding palmitoyltransferase (BUSCO:EOG09264CP4), whose protein sequence is MKIYSISVILAPPSGASTVLSRAIELSSFSFYQRSSVGEFMSFMSKTVAERTSQGQRQSVQENNYVAHVYNRGGPEQLAGVMITDQEYPVRPAFSLLTKLLDEFTSKVPQSQFAKPTEIMFPDINTYIQQYQDPSQADTIMRVQQELDETKIVLHKTIESVLQRGEKLDNLVDRSNALSAQSKMFYKTAKKQNACCIIM, encoded by the exons ATGAAGATCTACTCCATTTCAGTCATCCTCGCCCCCCCTTCTGGTGCTTCTACCGTCCTTAGCCGTGCAATTGAGCTTTCATCATTTTCATTCTATCAGAGGAGTTCAGTCGGGGAGTTCATGTCCTTTATGTCCAAGACAGTCGCCGAGCGGACATCTCAAGGGCAACGTCAAAGCGTACAGGAAAACAATTATGTCGCTCACGTTTATAATAGAGGAGGCCCAGAGCAACTCGCAG GTGTCATGATCACCGATCAAGAGTACCCAGTCCGCCCCGCCTTCTCTCTTCTCACTAAACTACTCGACGAATTTACTTCCAAAGTTCCCCAATCACAATTTGCTAAACCTACCGAAATAATGTTCCCTGATATCAACACATACATCCAGCAATACCAGGATCCAAGCCAGGCAGATACCATTATGAGGGTGCAGCAGGAACTAGATGAAACCAAGATAGTGCTG CACAAGACAATTGAATCAGTTCTTCAGCGAGGGGAGAAACTCGACAATCTAGTGGATAGGTCCAACGCATTGTCTGCACAGAGCAAGATGTTCTACAAGACGGCTAAAAAG CAAAACGCTTGTTGTATCATCATGTGA